One window of the Novipirellula artificiosorum genome contains the following:
- a CDS encoding alpha-L-rhamnosidase-related protein: MTMKQKRYCLMPPAVCVLPMTVIALLAFFSLDTHCSHAELPLPSWRAQWIWTPDGEDADMLLARKDFTLSEIPQQASLSITADSRYQLFLNGDYVCSGPARCAPHHQSFDVLDVTGRLRRGKNVLAIRAHHQRDHVSYYDSSRAGLLAQLDLVSAGQATTVQTDNSWRVSVDESWLRASPTMARFHLEVCDRIDLRRRIDGWKELNFDDRQWSKARVLKRETGWPLPQPNERPTHQIPPWTSLVARDIPFLRERISKAKRLVSVGSIPGEVDLHATRGEGWVDAPVVQNLLVPRPYGGAPAKTLVSAGEPIVIPANAPGEFRTLIYDFGEVQNGRPFLDIKGPTGTVVDIIVAPYLLNGQLPSPIVASTYVDRIVLSGERERWEAFYMKPMRWMAVVFRHLPSEAQLFSAGAMQSEYPFEQKGFLQTPDAPELEALWNAAAKTIRVCTTDAYTDNYRERRQYAQTSYYASFGNDAVFGDTALQRRYLTQIADEQLADGIMPAYAPRHGDDFMVILDSNCFWIRGLYRYLLCSGDDATIRHLLPAARNLLDRLHRYTNADGLIDRAPYPYWLDHALIDRRGANFCLNGHYLGAIEDFSQVLQWLQESDVDVYRQRAERIRVALREKLWDPKKQLFADALIDGELSKQFSEHANAMALALSIATPGQMKTVAAQLSQQENHDFIHRESGVVMVTPAMSHFFHAGLCEAGYLDPSLELLWTRFAHMLEPLKDGTPTNGTLWEEWWLDGTGRNGNFRPIVDGRSDAQTESAFFPGLFARYILGIEPTQPGFREVVLHYHPSSRLHRRHGAIPTPSGLLEVAWEIRPVEYQITVQVPPATHLRVDLSSLGLPARDRITINNLPATLDQIEDGFLNVSPGDHTVRIDRR, translated from the coding sequence ATGACAATGAAGCAGAAGCGGTATTGTTTGATGCCGCCGGCGGTTTGCGTCTTGCCGATGACCGTCATCGCCTTGCTTGCTTTTTTTTCGCTCGATACACATTGCTCGCACGCCGAGTTGCCGTTACCGAGTTGGCGGGCGCAGTGGATCTGGACGCCAGACGGTGAAGATGCCGACATGCTTCTGGCTCGCAAGGACTTTACGCTTTCCGAGATTCCTCAGCAAGCATCCCTGTCGATCACCGCAGACTCACGGTACCAACTGTTCCTTAACGGGGACTATGTTTGCAGTGGCCCAGCCCGATGTGCCCCTCATCATCAGTCGTTCGATGTGCTGGATGTTACCGGTCGTTTGCGGAGAGGAAAAAACGTCCTCGCCATTCGAGCGCATCATCAGCGTGACCATGTCTCGTACTACGACTCCTCTCGTGCAGGGTTGTTAGCCCAACTCGACCTTGTGAGTGCAGGGCAGGCAACCACCGTACAGACAGACAACAGTTGGCGCGTTTCGGTGGATGAAAGTTGGCTCCGTGCATCGCCGACGATGGCCCGGTTCCATCTCGAAGTTTGTGACCGGATTGATCTGCGTCGCAGGATTGATGGTTGGAAAGAGCTCAATTTCGATGACCGCCAGTGGTCGAAAGCACGAGTTTTGAAGCGAGAAACGGGATGGCCCTTGCCTCAGCCCAATGAGCGTCCCACGCATCAAATTCCGCCCTGGACATCACTCGTCGCTCGTGACATTCCGTTTTTAAGAGAAAGGATCTCCAAGGCGAAACGTCTTGTCTCGGTTGGCAGCATTCCCGGCGAGGTTGACCTTCATGCGACCAGGGGGGAAGGGTGGGTCGACGCCCCCGTCGTCCAAAACCTTCTGGTGCCTCGGCCTTACGGCGGGGCTCCGGCGAAGACATTGGTTTCTGCTGGCGAGCCAATCGTCATCCCTGCCAACGCTCCGGGTGAGTTTCGAACGCTCATCTACGACTTTGGAGAAGTGCAAAACGGCCGGCCATTTCTGGACATCAAGGGACCAACGGGCACGGTGGTCGACATCATTGTGGCTCCGTACCTACTCAACGGACAGCTTCCGTCGCCCATCGTCGCCTCGACCTATGTCGACCGGATTGTTCTGTCCGGCGAACGCGAGCGGTGGGAAGCTTTCTACATGAAACCGATGCGTTGGATGGCCGTGGTTTTCCGTCACCTTCCTAGCGAAGCTCAACTGTTCAGCGCGGGCGCGATGCAGAGTGAATATCCCTTTGAGCAGAAGGGGTTCCTTCAAACGCCTGATGCACCGGAACTGGAAGCACTTTGGAACGCCGCAGCCAAGACCATCAGGGTCTGCACGACGGACGCCTACACGGACAACTATCGTGAGCGGCGCCAATATGCGCAAACCAGTTACTATGCGAGTTTTGGAAACGACGCGGTCTTTGGTGATACGGCACTTCAACGCCGATACTTGACGCAGATCGCTGACGAGCAGTTGGCGGATGGGATCATGCCTGCCTATGCCCCGCGCCATGGCGATGACTTCATGGTGATCCTGGATTCCAATTGTTTTTGGATACGAGGCCTTTATCGGTACCTGCTCTGCTCGGGTGACGACGCGACGATTCGCCATCTTCTGCCTGCGGCTCGCAATCTACTCGATCGGTTGCACCGCTACACCAACGCCGACGGCTTGATCGATCGTGCTCCCTATCCCTATTGGCTGGATCATGCGTTGATCGATCGTCGAGGTGCCAATTTTTGCTTGAACGGTCACTACTTGGGAGCGATCGAGGATTTTTCGCAGGTTTTGCAGTGGTTGCAAGAGTCCGACGTCGATGTCTACCGGCAACGAGCCGAGCGAATACGTGTTGCACTGCGTGAAAAGTTGTGGGATCCAAAGAAGCAACTCTTCGCCGACGCGCTCATCGATGGAGAGCTTTCAAAGCAGTTCAGCGAGCACGCTAACGCCATGGCGTTGGCGCTGAGCATTGCGACACCGGGTCAAATGAAAACGGTCGCCGCACAATTGAGTCAACAAGAGAACCACGACTTTATCCATCGTGAATCGGGGGTCGTGATGGTCACGCCGGCGATGTCCCATTTCTTTCACGCTGGCCTCTGTGAAGCGGGCTACCTCGATCCGTCATTGGAATTGCTCTGGACTCGATTCGCACACATGTTGGAGCCCCTGAAAGACGGAACTCCGACAAACGGAACTTTATGGGAGGAATGGTGGCTTGACGGCACGGGCCGTAACGGGAATTTTCGACCGATCGTAGATGGACGCAGCGACGCGCAGACCGAAAGCGCATTTTTCCCTGGGCTTTTCGCTCGTTACATTCTCGGCATCGAGCCAACGCAACCCGGTTTTCGAGAAGTCGTTTTGCACTATCACCCTTCGAGTCGCCTACATCGACGCCATGGAGCGATTCCGACTCCGTCAGGTCTTCTCGAAGTGGCGTGGGAGATTCGTCCAGTGGAGTATCAAATCACCGTTCAAGTGCCACCTGCAACTCATCTCAGAGTCGACCTGAGTAGTCTAGGGTTACCAGCACGCGACAGGATCACGATCAACAACCTACCTGCCACTCTCGACCAGATCGAGGATGGTTTCCTCAATGTGTCGCCAGGAGATCACACGGTGCGAATTGACAGACGGTGA
- a CDS encoding alginate lyase family protein, whose product MLRLLSALCFAQALIGSQASAMNFVHPGSLHSQAELDFVKARINERAQPWTAEFERLRDSGFATRQPQGRTRINSQSEDASASRDDSIAAITQALLWYFTDERHYGNGAVAILNSWADLKAFTAGSDQDKLQAGWVGANMAAAAEILRGFSGWKPADNAKLQAMFKRAFYPQLMVASSWNGNVDLTQIEALLSIAVFVEDEAAFELGIERLRKRRVAYFYLVSDGESPASIEGDGGEIEAFWSHPKKWIDGITQETCRDNGHHAQFGLASALHAAEIAWHQGVDVYAENPLRYTAAMELMAKQFLSGSMQGVCDNDSPSNSRFDSWQIGYNHYHHRLGMDLPWTKELIAKQILPGAPRAVNNLAYETLTHTRR is encoded by the coding sequence ATGCTCCGACTACTTTCTGCGTTATGTTTCGCCCAGGCATTGATCGGAAGCCAAGCTTCTGCGATGAACTTTGTTCATCCCGGCTCGCTTCATTCGCAGGCGGAACTTGATTTTGTGAAAGCCAGGATCAATGAACGGGCTCAGCCATGGACGGCAGAGTTTGAACGGCTTCGCGACTCGGGTTTCGCGACGCGCCAACCGCAAGGTCGAACGAGAATCAACTCGCAAAGCGAAGATGCGTCGGCGTCGCGTGATGATTCGATCGCCGCGATCACTCAAGCGTTGCTATGGTACTTTACGGATGAGCGGCATTACGGCAACGGAGCTGTCGCGATTTTGAATTCCTGGGCAGACCTGAAAGCTTTCACGGCAGGAAGCGATCAGGATAAGTTGCAAGCGGGTTGGGTTGGCGCGAACATGGCTGCTGCCGCCGAGATCCTGCGAGGATTCTCGGGTTGGAAACCGGCCGACAATGCGAAATTGCAGGCGATGTTCAAACGAGCGTTCTACCCCCAACTCATGGTGGCAAGTTCTTGGAATGGCAATGTTGATCTGACGCAGATCGAAGCGTTGCTCTCGATCGCGGTGTTCGTGGAAGACGAAGCTGCATTTGAACTGGGTATCGAGCGTTTGAGGAAGAGACGGGTGGCCTATTTTTATCTGGTTTCGGATGGCGAAAGCCCCGCGTCAATCGAGGGCGACGGAGGAGAGATTGAAGCGTTTTGGTCACATCCGAAAAAGTGGATCGATGGGATCACGCAGGAAACATGCCGAGACAATGGCCATCACGCCCAATTCGGACTTGCCTCGGCATTGCACGCGGCCGAGATTGCTTGGCACCAGGGCGTCGACGTGTACGCTGAGAACCCTCTGCGATACACCGCCGCGATGGAATTGATGGCGAAGCAGTTTTTATCGGGATCGATGCAGGGAGTTTGCGATAACGATTCTCCCAGCAACAGTCGATTTGATTCGTGGCAAATTGGGTACAACCACTATCACCATCGCCTTGGCATGGATTTGCCCTGGACCAAAGAACTGATCGCCAAGCAGATACTTCCCGGCGCGCCGCGTGCGGTGAACAATCTTGCCTATGAAACGCTGACGCACACTAGACGCTGA
- a CDS encoding carboxylesterase/lipase family protein, with amino-acid sequence MRMLLIGFLVIQVVGEVDSGEVILTQTGPVSGTDSRDASVVAFKGIPFAAPPVGDLRWRPPQSPESWSDVRVCDHFGPKSLQRKGYENGGQSEDCLYLNVWSLREKTATKRPVMVWIHGGGFTQGSGHQAGYDGTQFARRGVVLVTINYRLGALGFMAHPALSVESSQESSGNYAILDQIAALQWVRNNIAVFGGDPENVTLFGESAGGTSVYLLTASPLAKGLFHRAILQSPWLDPTIFRDLKEETANGPPVEFDGEEQARQVPGARGNDVLETLRALPPEQVLERMKQRWPVTTDGWVFPKSPRQIYADGDQHDIPVIVGTNRDEGTMFAPQNAFGSIGNYMMAMTERFGEHADKVVDLYAPQSQEDLRKVAVQQITDSWFIQPAREFARAMEKKGSPVWMYHFTKPVWGWMGAAHAAEIGYVFGNLEEPGPDDAALSGALMDYWVQFASSGNPNIDGQPSWPQYTMHRDQHLVMDKEIAPASGLRREACDLLDSIQFAADEAERLRRTVNATPTAANAAPE; translated from the coding sequence ATGAGAATGTTGCTGATCGGTTTCCTCGTCATTCAGGTTGTGGGCGAGGTTGACTCTGGTGAAGTGATTTTGACCCAAACAGGGCCGGTGTCAGGCACCGATTCACGCGACGCATCCGTGGTGGCGTTCAAAGGGATCCCCTTTGCCGCGCCGCCGGTCGGTGATCTTCGCTGGCGTCCGCCTCAGTCACCTGAAAGCTGGAGTGACGTTCGCGTTTGCGACCACTTTGGACCGAAGTCGCTGCAGAGAAAGGGTTATGAAAACGGTGGTCAGAGTGAGGACTGTTTGTATTTGAACGTCTGGTCCCTGCGGGAAAAAACTGCAACGAAACGGCCGGTCATGGTTTGGATTCATGGTGGCGGGTTCACTCAAGGTTCCGGGCATCAAGCCGGCTATGACGGGACACAATTCGCACGGCGTGGCGTCGTCTTGGTGACGATCAACTACCGACTTGGTGCCCTTGGTTTCATGGCACATCCGGCATTGTCGGTGGAGTCGTCCCAGGAATCGTCGGGCAACTATGCAATCCTGGATCAGATCGCTGCACTCCAGTGGGTGCGTAACAATATTGCGGTGTTCGGTGGCGATCCCGAGAACGTTACCCTCTTCGGTGAATCGGCAGGTGGGACGAGTGTTTACCTGTTGACGGCATCCCCATTAGCCAAAGGTTTGTTTCATCGAGCGATTTTGCAAAGTCCCTGGCTGGACCCCACCATCTTTCGCGACCTGAAAGAAGAAACGGCAAATGGACCGCCCGTCGAGTTCGATGGTGAAGAACAAGCTCGCCAGGTCCCCGGGGCGAGGGGTAACGACGTTCTTGAAACACTGCGAGCATTACCCCCCGAGCAAGTCCTGGAAAGGATGAAACAGCGATGGCCAGTGACAACGGACGGCTGGGTGTTTCCCAAGTCACCGCGTCAGATTTACGCCGACGGCGATCAACACGACATTCCTGTGATCGTGGGCACGAATCGCGATGAAGGAACTATGTTCGCACCACAAAATGCGTTCGGATCCATCGGCAACTACATGATGGCGATGACTGAACGGTTTGGCGAACACGCTGACAAAGTGGTCGACCTGTACGCTCCTCAGTCACAAGAAGACCTTCGCAAAGTCGCGGTTCAACAGATTACGGACAGTTGGTTTATTCAGCCAGCTCGCGAGTTTGCCCGAGCGATGGAGAAGAAAGGCTCGCCCGTATGGATGTATCACTTCACCAAACCCGTGTGGGGATGGATGGGCGCAGCACATGCGGCTGAAATCGGTTACGTGTTCGGCAATTTGGAGGAACCGGGGCCGGACGATGCCGCATTGTCGGGTGCGTTGATGGATTATTGGGTCCAATTCGCCAGCTCGGGAAACCCCAACATCGATGGCCAACCGAGCTGGCCCCAGTACACGATGCACCGAGACCAGCATTTGGTAATGGACAAGGAAATCGCCCCAGCCTCGGGTCTGCGTCGCGAAGCATGTGATCTTCTGGATTCGATTCAGTTTGCAGCAGACGAAGCGGAGCGTTTGCGTCGCACCGTCAACGCGACGCCGACGGCTGCCAATGCTGCACCGGAATAG